From Elaeis guineensis isolate ETL-2024a chromosome 16, EG11, whole genome shotgun sequence, a single genomic window includes:
- the LOC105059636 gene encoding protein POLLENLESS 3-LIKE 2, with product MMQDPWNITVPTGILPSKSSACSPIRPIVRPKLDSFHITHKVPVGDTPYVKAKRVQLVEKDPEKAIALFWAAINAGDRVDSALKDMAIVMKQQNRAEEAIEAIKSLRNRCTDQAQESLDNILLDLYKRCGRLDDQIALLKRKLQLIEQGLAFNGKCTKTARSQGRKFQVSVEQEATRLLGNLGWALMQKDNYAEAEAAYRRALRIGSDNNKMCNLGICLIKQGRIAEAKETLKQVRPAVVDSLRGADSHLKAYERAQEMLHDLEAKLSGRFDRSRLFDAFIESSSIWQPHPCIDYTMPARERFADENVNMNRISNTKLDFSSNAALNIDAPPFYSSRMMKDLNGINHQLHDPMCKLKRTRSGNAMEKSLPPRIPVEKTSEQGNRRKSLFVVGTEDRWPELPDTNEFNDAIVAAVLAPVLEDDGTDTDKTDANNTSPALNEAKMGKRLRIFQDITQA from the exons ATGATGCAAGACCCCTGGAACATCACTGTTCCCACTGGAATCCTGCCATCGAAATCATCGGCTTGCTCGCCCATTAGACCAATCGTGAGGCCAAAGCTCGATTCTTTCCACATTACCCACAAAGTTCCAGTCGGGGACACCCCTTATGTGAAGGCAAAACGTGTCCAG CTAGTGGAAAAGGACCCTGAGAAGGCAATTGCCTTGTTTTGGGCTGCCATCAATGCTGGGGACAGGGTCGATAGTGCACTCAAGGACATGGCGATAGTAATGAAACAGCAGAATAGAGCAGAGGAAGCTATCGAAGCTATCAAGTCGCTGAGGAACCGGTGCACGGATCAAGCCCAAGAGTCCCTAGACAACATTCTTTTGGATCTTTACAAG AGGTGTGGGAGATTGGATGATCAGATAGCTCTATTGAAGCGCAAGTTGCAACTTATCGAGCAAGGTCTGGCCTTTAATGGGAAGTGCACAAAGACTGCTCGGTCTCAGGGGAGGAAATTCCAGGTCTCTGTAGAGCAAGAAGCAACCAGACTTCTA GGGAATCTGGGCTGGGCACTGATGCAGAAGGACAACTATGCCGAAGCTGAGGCAGCCTACAGAAGAGCCCTTCGGATCGGTTCTGATAACAACAAGATGTGCAACCTGGGCATCTGTTTGATAAAGCAAGGGCGGATTGCCGAGGCCAAAGAGACCCTCAAACAGGTGAGGCCGGCGGTAGTCGATAGCCTAAGAGGAGCTGATTCCCACTTGAAAGCCTATGAGAGGGCTCAGGAGATGCTCCACGATCTCGAGGCCAAACTCTCCGGTCGGTTTGATCGAAGTAGGCTCTTCGATGCGTTCATCGAGTCTTCCTCAATTTGGCAACCTCATCCTTGTATTGACTACACAATGCCGGCACGAGAACGCTTCGCTGATGAGAATGTCAACATGAACAGAATAAGCAATACCAAGCTCGACTTTTCATCGAACGCTGCGCTCAACATCGATGCACCGCCATTCTATTCATCGAGGATGATGAAAGACCTGAATGGGATCAATCATCAGCTCCATGATCCTATGTGTAAACTCAAGAGGACTCGGTCGGGCAATGCAATGGAGAAGTCCCTTCCACCTAGAATACCAGTGGAGAAAACAAGCGAACAAGGCAACAGAAGGAAATCTCTGTTTGTTGTGGGGACAGAGGATAGGTGGCCTGAATTGCCTGACACCAATGAGTTCAACGATGCCATTGTGGCGGCAGTTCTAGCTCCTGTCCTTGAGGATGATGGAACTGATACTGATAAAACTGATGCTAATAACACGAGCCCAGCATTGAACGAGGCGAAAATGGGGAAAAGGCTAAGGATTTTCCAGGATATCACTCAGGCATAG